Proteins encoded within one genomic window of Endomicrobiales bacterium:
- a CDS encoding IscS subfamily cysteine desulfurase — MNKIYLDHSATTPLKSQVLEAMLPYFSNSFGNPSSAHGFGQEALNVLAKARAEVAGILNAQREEEIIFTSGGTESDNMALKGVAYARKNEGRHIITTQIEHHAILSVCEQLEKEGFSITFVAPQKDGCVSAQSVINAIRPDTILVSVMHANNETGALEPVEEIANVLEQKNILRQNSALPQIYIHTDAVQSAGKITLDVQKLKVNMLSLSAHKFYGPKGIGVLYVKSGTKIIPLMQGGHQERNIRPGTENIPSIVGLSAALKLCVQNMQTESLRLAQLRDRLENGVLSNIKKAYVNANKCPRLGNVTSISFEAIEAEALLVMLDMAGIAVSTGSACASGSQDASHVLRAMGVDPALARGTVRFSLGAQNTQEQIEYVLKTLPEFVAKLRAMSPMWKS; from the coding sequence ATGAATAAAATTTACCTTGATCACAGCGCAACAACGCCGCTAAAATCACAAGTGCTTGAAGCAATGCTTCCGTATTTTTCCAACAGTTTTGGAAACCCATCAAGCGCACACGGTTTTGGCCAAGAAGCTTTAAATGTCCTTGCAAAAGCAAGAGCAGAAGTTGCAGGCATACTAAATGCTCAAAGAGAAGAAGAGATAATTTTTACAAGTGGTGGCACAGAGTCGGACAATATGGCGCTAAAAGGTGTTGCTTATGCCCGCAAAAATGAAGGCAGGCATATAATTACAACACAAATTGAGCATCATGCCATTTTATCTGTTTGTGAACAATTAGAGAAAGAGGGTTTTAGCATAACCTTTGTAGCGCCACAAAAAGACGGCTGCGTAAGCGCTCAAAGTGTAATAAACGCAATTCGCCCCGACACAATATTAGTAAGCGTAATGCACGCAAACAATGAAACCGGTGCGTTAGAGCCGGTAGAAGAAATTGCAAATGTGCTTGAGCAAAAAAACATTTTGCGCCAAAACAGTGCTTTGCCGCAAATATATATTCATACCGATGCGGTACAATCTGCCGGAAAGATAACGCTTGATGTGCAAAAATTAAAAGTTAATATGCTTTCGCTTTCAGCGCATAAGTTTTACGGCCCAAAAGGCATTGGCGTGCTTTATGTTAAAAGTGGCACAAAAATAATTCCTTTAATGCAAGGCGGCCATCAAGAGAGAAATATAAGGCCGGGAACAGAAAACATACCGAGTATAGTTGGCCTTAGCGCCGCGCTTAAGCTTTGTGTTCAAAATATGCAAACTGAAAGCTTAAGGTTAGCCCAGCTACGCGATCGGCTTGAAAACGGTGTATTATCAAACATAAAAAAGGCCTATGTAAATGCAAACAAATGCCCGCGTTTAGGTAATGTAACAAGTATAAGTTTTGAGGCAATAGAAGCTGAAGCGTTGCTTGTAATGTTAGATATGGCAGGCATTGCGGTTTCCACAGGTTCTGCCTGTGCTTCAGGCTCACAAGATGCATCGCATGTGTTACGCGCAATGGGTGTTGACCCGGCACTTGCAAGGGGCACAGTGCGCTTTTCGTTGGGTGCGCAAAACACGCAGGAACAAATAGAATATGTATTAAAAACGCTCCCCGAATTTGTGGCAAAATTGCGTGCAATGTCACCTATGTGGAAAAGCTAG
- the mnmA gene encoding tRNA 2-thiouridine(34) synthase MnmA has translation MKKVLVAMSGGVDSSVAAMLLKEQGYEVVGATMRLWHANDDKKRPGGCCSIEDISDAKRVCNVLNIAHYVFNFESEFKKFVVDNFVKEYFCARTPNPCIICNQKMKFEIFLQRAIAMGFDYIATGHYANVEHAQHLRLKKSTDKTKDQSYALFRLDERKLERILFPLGELSKKEVRQIAQNANLPVAQKPDSQEICFIDNNDYGTFLKNYDPLTKIEKGDILDKNGKKLGVHKGLAYYTVGQRSGLGLSTPEPRYVLSINSENNTLVVGKKEDTYSKVCFVKDVSWVNAKPENNFIADVKIRYLHTAARAQVKSKENNCAQIIFCEPQMAITPGQSAVFYYGEYVLGGGVIVKNNENM, from the coding sequence ATGAAAAAGGTTCTAGTGGCAATGTCTGGCGGTGTAGATTCATCTGTTGCGGCAATGCTGCTAAAAGAACAGGGCTATGAGGTAGTTGGCGCGACAATGCGCCTTTGGCACGCAAATGACGATAAAAAACGCCCTGGTGGGTGTTGCTCCATTGAAGATATATCAGATGCAAAACGCGTTTGCAATGTATTAAACATTGCTCACTATGTTTTTAACTTTGAAAGTGAGTTTAAAAAGTTTGTAGTTGATAATTTTGTAAAAGAGTACTTCTGCGCAAGAACACCAAATCCCTGTATAATCTGCAATCAAAAAATGAAGTTTGAAATTTTTCTACAACGAGCCATTGCTATGGGTTTTGATTATATAGCCACGGGGCACTATGCAAATGTTGAACACGCGCAACATTTGCGCCTAAAAAAATCTACAGACAAAACAAAAGATCAGTCGTACGCTCTATTTCGCCTTGATGAAAGGAAATTAGAAAGAATATTGTTCCCGCTCGGCGAATTATCAAAAAAAGAGGTTCGCCAAATAGCGCAAAACGCGAACTTACCGGTTGCACAAAAACCCGACAGCCAAGAAATTTGTTTTATAGATAATAACGATTATGGCACATTTCTAAAAAACTACGACCCGCTTACCAAAATAGAAAAAGGCGACATATTAGACAAAAATGGCAAAAAACTTGGTGTGCACAAAGGCCTTGCCTATTACACTGTCGGACAACGCAGCGGGCTTGGTTTATCAACGCCTGAGCCGAGGTATGTTTTATCTATAAACTCCGAAAACAATACTCTTGTTGTTGGTAAAAAAGAAGATACATATTCAAAGGTCTGCTTTGTAAAAGATGTGTCGTGGGTAAATGCAAAACCGGAAAATAATTTTATTGCTGATGTTAAAATAAGGTACCTGCACACAGCTGCGCGTGCCCAAGTAAAATCAAAAGAGAACAACTGCGCGCAAATAATCTTTTGCGAGCCGCAAATGGCAATAACACCTGGTCAGTCAGCTGTATTTTACTATGGCGAATATGTGCTTGGCGGTGGAGTTATAGTAAAAAATAACGAAAATATGTGA
- the eno gene encoding phosphopyruvate hydratase, which yields MAKVKHVIGREIIDSRGNPTVEADIMLDNGVMGRAAVPSGASTGEREALELRDGDKKRFFGKGVLKAVENINKILGPAIVGSEITDQKKIDGIMLASDGTEFKSKLGANAILGVSLACARAGANDQKMPLYKYIRNAFSIRYDTYILPVPLMNIINGGAHADNNVDLQEFMIAPVGAPSFREALRMGAEVFHSLKKVLSKKNYATSVGDEGGFAPNLGSNEEALEVIATAVEAAGYKLGSDVLLALDVAASELYDGSIYTLEGEKTGNKKTSEQMIAFYQNLVSKYPIISIEDGLSEKDWDGWKKLTDSLGKKVQLVGDDIFVTNTKIFSEGIKKGLGNSILIKVNQIGSLTETIAAIQMAYNAGYTAVVSHRSGETEDSFIADLAVALNTGQIKTGSASRTDRICKYNQLLRIEEELGALAKYPGKNAFKVG from the coding sequence ATGGCAAAAGTTAAGCATGTAATTGGAAGAGAGATAATTGATTCTCGTGGCAACCCAACAGTTGAAGCAGATATAATGCTAGATAATGGTGTAATGGGCAGAGCGGCAGTTCCCTCTGGAGCATCAACTGGTGAAAGAGAAGCTCTTGAACTTCGCGATGGCGACAAAAAAAGGTTTTTTGGCAAAGGCGTTCTTAAAGCGGTTGAAAACATAAATAAAATTCTTGGCCCGGCAATTGTTGGAAGTGAAATAACAGACCAGAAAAAAATAGACGGCATTATGCTTGCCTCCGATGGCACTGAGTTTAAATCAAAACTTGGCGCAAACGCGATTTTGGGTGTTTCGCTTGCTTGTGCCCGCGCAGGCGCAAATGACCAAAAAATGCCGCTTTATAAATATATCCGCAATGCTTTCTCAATAAGATACGACACATATATCCTTCCAGTGCCGCTTATGAACATCATAAATGGCGGCGCTCATGCCGACAACAATGTTGACTTGCAAGAGTTTATGATTGCCCCGGTAGGCGCTCCATCTTTTAGGGAAGCACTTCGTATGGGCGCGGAAGTTTTTCATAGCTTAAAAAAAGTGCTTAGCAAAAAAAACTATGCGACAAGCGTAGGCGATGAAGGCGGTTTTGCCCCAAACCTCGGCTCAAACGAAGAAGCTCTTGAAGTAATTGCCACCGCAGTTGAGGCCGCAGGTTACAAGCTCGGTTCCGATGTACTCCTTGCATTAGATGTTGCCGCAAGCGAGCTTTATGATGGCAGCATATACACCCTTGAAGGCGAAAAAACAGGCAATAAAAAAACATCAGAGCAAATGATTGCTTTTTACCAAAACCTTGTAAGCAAGTACCCAATAATATCAATTGAAGATGGCCTTAGCGAAAAGGACTGGGACGGTTGGAAAAAGCTTACCGACTCACTTGGCAAAAAAGTTCAGCTCGTTGGCGACGATATTTTTGTAACCAACACAAAAATATTTTCTGAAGGCATAAAAAAAGGCCTCGGCAACTCTATATTAATTAAAGTAAACCAAATAGGATCATTAACAGAAACTATTGCCGCAATACAAATGGCATATAATGCAGGCTATACGGCAGTTGTTTCTCACCGCTCAGGTGAAACAGAAGATTCATTTATAGCAGACCTTGCTGTAGCGCTTAACACAGGCCAGATAAAAACCGGTTCTGCTTCTCGTACAGACAGA